Proteins co-encoded in one Burkholderia ambifaria AMMD genomic window:
- the flhD gene encoding flagellar transcriptional regulator FlhD, which yields MSATSEMLSEIKEVNLSYLLLAQRLLREDKAMGMFRMGVSQELADVLANLTLAQTVKLAASNQILCRFRFDDHALLSSLADKGRSDVVTHAHSAILMAGQPVESVR from the coding sequence ATGAGCGCCACCAGCGAAATGCTCAGTGAGATCAAAGAGGTCAACCTGTCGTACCTCCTCCTCGCGCAACGACTGCTGCGGGAAGACAAAGCGATGGGGATGTTCCGCATGGGCGTTTCCCAGGAACTCGCCGACGTGCTCGCGAACCTCACGCTCGCCCAGACCGTGAAGCTCGCCGCGTCGAACCAGATCCTGTGCCGTTTCCGCTTCGACGACCACGCGTTGCTGTCGTCGCTCGCCGACAAGGGTCGCAGCGACGTCGTCACGCACGCGCACTCGGCCATCCTGATGGCCGGCCAGCCGGTCGAAAGCGTCCGCTGA
- the flhC gene encoding flagellar transcriptional regulator FlhC, which translates to MASKSVVIEVKEITLAIELIELGARLQLLEAETSLSRDRLIKLYKELKGVSPPKGMLPFSTDWFMTWQPNIHSSLFYNIYRFMQDHGRCDPIQSIVKAYRLYQEHVNLSGDEAALSLTRAWTLVRFFDSGMLQMTPCTRCGGHFVAHAHDPHQGFVCGLCQPPSRAGKTRKAAAARAELAAAAA; encoded by the coding sequence ATGGCAAGCAAAAGCGTCGTGATCGAGGTGAAGGAAATCACCCTCGCCATCGAACTGATCGAACTGGGCGCCCGCCTGCAGCTGCTGGAGGCGGAGACGAGCCTGTCGCGCGATCGCCTGATCAAGCTGTACAAGGAGCTGAAGGGCGTGTCGCCGCCGAAGGGGATGCTGCCGTTCTCGACCGACTGGTTCATGACGTGGCAGCCGAACATCCACTCGTCGCTGTTCTACAACATCTACCGGTTCATGCAGGACCACGGCCGCTGCGATCCGATCCAGTCGATCGTGAAGGCGTACCGGCTCTACCAGGAGCACGTGAACCTGTCCGGCGACGAGGCCGCGCTGAGTCTCACGCGCGCATGGACGCTCGTGCGCTTCTTCGACTCGGGGATGCTGCAGATGACCCCGTGCACGCGCTGCGGCGGCCACTTCGTCGCCCATGCGCATGATCCACATCAAGGTTTCGTGTGCGGCCTCTGCCAGCCGCCGTCGCGCGCCGGCAAGACCCGCAAGGCCGCCGCCGCGCGCGCCGAACTGGCTGCCGCCGCGGCCTGA
- the motA gene encoding flagellar motor stator protein MotA: protein MLIIVGTLVTLLSVFGGYALAGGHLGALVQPLEILMITGAGVGAFILGNGMKTIKATLLVLPTLFKGSKYTKDVYMELMALLYVLLAKARKEGTLTLEADIDDPDKSPIFTQYPKILADRHIVEFLTDYLRLMVGGNMNAFEIESLMDEEIETHHTEGEGPAHALMRVGDAMPAFGIVAAVMGVVHTMASADKPPAVLGAMIAQALVGTFLGILLSYGLIGPLASLAEQRVAESTKMFQCIKVTILASLNGYAPAIAVEFGRKVLFSTERPSFTELEEHVRRVKAK, encoded by the coding sequence GTGCTGATTATCGTGGGAACACTCGTGACGCTGTTGTCCGTCTTCGGCGGTTATGCGCTGGCAGGCGGGCATCTGGGCGCATTGGTCCAGCCGCTCGAGATCCTGATGATCACCGGCGCGGGCGTCGGCGCGTTCATCCTCGGCAACGGCATGAAGACCATCAAGGCGACGCTGCTCGTGCTGCCGACGCTCTTCAAGGGCTCGAAGTACACGAAGGACGTCTATATGGAGCTGATGGCGCTCCTGTACGTGCTGCTCGCGAAGGCGCGCAAGGAAGGCACGCTGACGCTCGAGGCCGACATCGACGATCCGGACAAGAGCCCGATCTTCACGCAATACCCGAAGATCCTCGCCGATCGCCACATCGTCGAATTTCTGACCGACTACCTGCGCCTGATGGTGGGCGGCAACATGAACGCGTTCGAGATCGAGAGCCTGATGGACGAGGAGATCGAGACGCACCACACGGAAGGCGAAGGCCCCGCGCACGCGCTGATGCGCGTCGGTGACGCGATGCCGGCATTCGGGATTGTCGCGGCCGTGATGGGCGTCGTGCACACGATGGCGTCGGCCGACAAGCCGCCCGCGGTGCTCGGCGCGATGATCGCGCAGGCGCTGGTCGGCACGTTCCTCGGGATTCTGCTGTCGTACGGGCTGATCGGGCCGCTCGCGAGCCTCGCGGAGCAGCGCGTCGCCGAGTCCACCAAGATGTTCCAGTGCATCAAGGTGACGATCCTCGCGAGCCTGAACGGCTATGCGCCGGCGATCGCGGTGGAGTTCGGCCGCAAGGTGCTGTTCTCGACCGAGCGTCCGTCGTTCACGGAGCTCGAAGAGCACGTGCGCCGCGTGAAGGCAAAGTGA
- the motB gene encoding flagellar motor protein MotB: MSNGKDRAIVVKRVAPQKKGHHGGAWKLAYADFMTAMMAFFLLMWLLSSVTPVQLKGIAEYFNTPLKAALFGSGDRSSQDSSIINGGGRDLSSADAGTLRRTDGTTSLADRVAKAGDQNSRAQAQGAQDRLEQARLHDLQIKLMAAIEANPTLRQFKQQIRIDSTLMGLRIEIVDSQKRPMFAMSSDHVEPYMRDILREIGKTLNDVPNRIIVQGHTDAVPYAGGEGGYSNWELSADRANASRRELITGGMDESKVLRVLGLASTQNLNKADPLDPENRRISVIVLNRKSEDALMRDDATTTTLSADAAGSKLLAQQLGGPTPAARPELASAVAVAPKP, from the coding sequence ATGAGCAATGGCAAGGATCGCGCGATCGTCGTGAAACGGGTGGCCCCGCAGAAGAAGGGCCATCACGGCGGCGCATGGAAACTCGCGTATGCGGACTTCATGACCGCGATGATGGCGTTCTTCCTGCTGATGTGGCTGCTGAGCTCGGTCACGCCGGTGCAGCTGAAGGGAATCGCCGAGTACTTCAACACGCCGCTGAAGGCCGCGCTGTTCGGCAGCGGCGATCGCAGTTCGCAGGACTCCAGCATCATCAATGGCGGCGGCCGCGACCTGTCGAGCGCCGACGCCGGCACGCTGCGCCGCACCGACGGCACGACGTCGCTGGCCGATCGCGTCGCGAAAGCGGGCGACCAGAATTCGCGCGCACAGGCGCAAGGCGCGCAGGACCGGCTCGAACAGGCGCGCCTGCACGACCTGCAGATCAAGCTGATGGCGGCGATCGAGGCGAACCCGACGCTGCGCCAGTTCAAGCAGCAGATCCGCATCGATTCGACGCTGATGGGGCTGCGCATCGAGATCGTCGATTCGCAGAAGCGGCCGATGTTCGCGATGTCGAGCGACCACGTCGAGCCGTACATGCGCGACATCCTGCGCGAGATCGGCAAGACGCTGAACGACGTGCCGAACCGGATCATCGTCCAGGGCCACACCGACGCGGTGCCGTACGCGGGCGGCGAAGGCGGCTACAGCAACTGGGAGCTGTCGGCCGACCGCGCGAACGCGTCGCGCCGCGAGCTGATCACGGGCGGCATGGACGAGTCGAAGGTGCTGCGCGTGCTCGGCCTCGCGTCGACGCAGAACCTGAACAAGGCCGATCCGCTCGATCCGGAAAACCGTCGGATCAGCGTGATCGTGCTGAATCGCAAATCCGAAGACGCGCTGATGCGCGACGACGCGACGACCACGACGCTGTCGGCCGACGCGGCGGGCTCGAAGCTGCTGGCCCAGCAGCTCGGCGGCCCGACGCCGGCCGCGCGACCGGAGCTCGCGAGCGCCGTCGCCGTGGCGCCGAAACCCTGA
- a CDS encoding response regulator, translating to MIRTILAIDDSATMRALLQATLAQAGYDVTVAPDGEAGFDMAATVPYDLVLTDQNMPRRSGLEVIAALRKLSAYADTPILVLTTEGSDAFKDAAREAGATGWIEKPIDPAVLVDLVATLSEQTAS from the coding sequence ATGATCCGGACCATTCTCGCGATCGACGACTCCGCGACCATGCGTGCGCTGCTGCAGGCGACGCTCGCGCAGGCCGGCTACGACGTGACGGTGGCGCCGGACGGCGAGGCCGGTTTCGACATGGCGGCCACCGTGCCGTACGACCTGGTGCTGACCGACCAGAACATGCCGCGCAGGAGCGGGCTCGAGGTGATCGCCGCGCTGCGCAAGCTGAGCGCGTACGCGGACACGCCGATCCTCGTGCTGACGACCGAAGGCAGCGATGCATTCAAGGACGCCGCGCGCGAAGCGGGCGCGACCGGCTGGATCGAAAAGCCGATCGACCCGGCCGTGCTGGTCGACCTGGTCGCGACGCTGTCCGAGCAGACGGCCTCCTGA
- the cheA gene encoding chemotaxis protein CheA, with product MTLDITQFYQTFFDEADELLAQMEQLLLNLDVGSPDPEDLAAIFRAAHSIKGGAATFGFSALTETTHILESLLDRARNHELTLTKEMVDAFLETKDVLSDQLVDYRASAEPDAAAAATICAKLERLKAESGAGAPAADDVAPAVAAVAAAPAPAPAAGSNGAPDHVVEQAVAAAHPAADVGADGPHLKITLVGVDPKDQALLTEELGNLGRIVGREEAGADLTLWLESDVSSDDITAVCCFVIDDSQIRIARGTAPAAPAAPAAAPAAESLAAPAAAPEPAARVEVFAQAPGAAPAAAAPQAQPGAAVQPAPQPAPQPHAEPAAPAAAHHDDKRPRPAGAAAGAEGSSIRVGVEKVDQLINLVGELVITQAMLAETASAFDPALHDRLFNGMAQLERNARDLQEAVMSIRMMPMDYVFSRFPRLVRDLAGKLGKQVELVTFGQATELDKSLIERIIDPLTHLVRNSLDHGIETVDKRVAAGKDAVGQLVLSAAHHGGNIVIEVSDDGGGLNRERILAKAAKQGMQVSDNISDDEVWQLIFAPGFSTAETVTDVSGRGVGMDVVKRNIQSMGGHVEISSQAGRGTTTRIVLPLTLAILDGMSVKVGSEIFILPLNFVMESLQPSNDDIYTVGNGERVVRVRGEYLPLVALHEVFSVEDARTDPTQGIVTIMETEGRRFAMLIDELVGQQQVVVKNLETNYRKVHGISAATILGDGSVALIVDVAALNRETRAMHGARVGAELAIF from the coding sequence ATGACTCTCGACATCACGCAGTTCTACCAGACCTTTTTCGACGAAGCCGACGAGCTGCTCGCGCAGATGGAGCAGCTGCTGCTGAACCTCGACGTCGGCTCGCCCGACCCCGAGGACCTGGCCGCGATCTTTCGCGCCGCGCATTCGATCAAGGGCGGCGCCGCGACGTTCGGCTTTTCCGCGCTGACCGAGACGACTCACATCCTCGAGTCGCTGCTCGACCGCGCCCGCAACCATGAGCTGACGCTGACCAAGGAAATGGTCGATGCGTTCCTCGAAACCAAGGACGTGCTGTCCGACCAGCTGGTCGACTATCGCGCGAGCGCGGAACCGGACGCGGCGGCCGCCGCGACGATCTGCGCGAAGCTCGAACGCCTGAAGGCCGAGAGCGGCGCGGGTGCGCCCGCGGCCGACGACGTCGCGCCGGCCGTGGCGGCCGTGGCGGCTGCACCGGCGCCGGCACCGGCCGCCGGCAGCAACGGCGCGCCCGATCACGTGGTCGAGCAGGCGGTCGCCGCCGCACATCCGGCGGCCGACGTCGGCGCGGACGGCCCGCACCTGAAGATCACGCTCGTCGGTGTCGACCCGAAGGACCAGGCACTGCTCACCGAGGAACTCGGCAATCTCGGCCGGATCGTCGGCCGCGAGGAAGCGGGCGCCGACCTCACACTGTGGCTCGAATCGGACGTGTCGTCCGACGACATCACCGCCGTGTGCTGCTTCGTGATCGACGACAGCCAGATCCGCATCGCGCGCGGCACCGCGCCGGCCGCACCGGCGGCGCCGGCCGCCGCGCCGGCCGCCGAATCGTTAGCCGCGCCGGCCGCCGCGCCGGAGCCGGCCGCGCGGGTCGAGGTATTCGCACAAGCCCCCGGTGCCGCACCGGCCGCCGCCGCACCGCAGGCCCAGCCGGGCGCTGCCGTGCAACCGGCGCCGCAGCCGGCACCGCAACCGCACGCCGAACCCGCGGCGCCGGCCGCCGCCCATCACGACGACAAGCGTCCGCGCCCGGCTGGCGCCGCAGCGGGCGCCGAAGGCAGCTCGATCCGCGTCGGCGTCGAGAAGGTCGACCAGCTGATCAACCTGGTCGGCGAACTGGTGATCACGCAGGCGATGCTCGCGGAAACCGCGAGCGCGTTCGATCCGGCGCTGCACGACCGCCTGTTCAACGGGATGGCGCAGCTCGAGCGCAATGCGCGCGATCTGCAGGAAGCGGTGATGTCGATCCGCATGATGCCGATGGACTACGTGTTCAGCCGCTTCCCGCGGCTCGTGCGCGACCTGGCCGGCAAGCTCGGCAAGCAGGTCGAGCTCGTCACGTTCGGCCAGGCGACCGAGCTCGACAAGAGCCTGATCGAGCGGATCATCGACCCGCTCACGCACCTCGTGCGCAACAGCCTCGATCACGGGATCGAAACCGTCGACAAGCGCGTCGCCGCCGGCAAGGACGCGGTCGGCCAGCTCGTGCTGTCGGCCGCGCATCACGGCGGCAACATCGTGATCGAGGTCAGCGACGACGGCGGCGGCCTGAACCGCGAGCGGATCCTCGCGAAGGCCGCGAAGCAGGGCATGCAGGTGTCCGACAACATCAGCGACGACGAAGTGTGGCAGCTGATCTTCGCGCCGGGCTTCTCGACCGCCGAGACCGTGACCGACGTGTCGGGCCGCGGTGTCGGGATGGACGTCGTGAAGCGCAACATCCAGTCGATGGGCGGCCATGTCGAGATCTCGTCGCAGGCCGGCCGCGGCACGACCACGCGGATCGTGCTGCCGCTCACGCTCGCGATCCTCGACGGGATGTCGGTGAAGGTCGGCAGCGAGATCTTCATCCTGCCGCTGAACTTCGTGATGGAGTCGCTGCAGCCGTCGAACGACGATATCTACACGGTCGGCAACGGCGAGCGCGTGGTGCGCGTGCGCGGCGAATACCTGCCGCTCGTCGCGCTGCACGAGGTGTTCTCGGTCGAGGACGCGCGCACCGATCCGACCCAGGGGATCGTCACGATCATGGAAACCGAGGGGCGCCGCTTCGCGATGCTGATCGACGAGCTGGTCGGCCAGCAGCAGGTGGTCGTGAAGAACCTCGAAACCAACTACCGCAAGGTGCACGGCATCTCGGCGGCGACCATCCTCGGCGACGGCAGTGTCGCGCTGATCGTCGACGTCGCGGCGCTGAACCGCGAAACCCGTGCGATGCACGGCGCCCGAGTCGGCGCCGAGCTCGCGATCTTCTGA
- the cheW gene encoding chemotaxis protein CheW: MINPAAANAATRGRDAAHGDATGQEFLVFTLGDEEYGIDILKVQEIRGYDSVTRIANAPEFIKGVINLRGIIVPIVDMRIKFHLGRVEYDHQTVVIILNVSNRVVGMVVDGVSDVLTLQTDQIMPAPEFGATLTTEYLTGLGTVDGRMLILMDIEKLMSSREMALIETLGG; encoded by the coding sequence ATGATCAATCCGGCCGCGGCGAACGCGGCTACCAGAGGCCGCGACGCCGCGCATGGCGATGCGACGGGGCAGGAGTTCCTCGTCTTCACGCTCGGCGACGAGGAATACGGGATCGACATCCTGAAGGTGCAGGAAATCCGCGGCTACGACAGCGTCACGCGCATCGCGAACGCCCCGGAGTTCATCAAGGGCGTGATCAACCTGCGCGGCATCATCGTGCCGATCGTCGACATGCGGATCAAGTTCCATCTCGGCCGCGTCGAGTACGACCACCAGACCGTCGTGATCATCCTGAACGTGTCGAACCGCGTGGTCGGGATGGTGGTCGACGGCGTGTCGGACGTGCTGACGCTGCAGACGGACCAGATCATGCCGGCGCCGGAGTTCGGCGCGACGCTGACGACCGAGTACCTGACGGGCCTCGGCACCGTCGACGGCCGCATGCTGATCCTGATGGACATCGAGAAGTTGATGTCGAGCCGGGAAATGGCGTTGATCGAGACGCTCGGCGGATAA
- a CDS encoding methyl-accepting chemotaxis protein: MLHNWSIRTTLTAVGLILVGLAAAVGGLGLYALDHASRSLDEIAHVDLPAIHTLDDTSSYLLRARVSLDRFRSLTEAGNTADASKVLERAQELYTKSNQNWQAFQATPKFGIEQALVDDLAARYATIVKEGVEPEFAAARAGDMAAYHAVADTKISPMFVAYDQAAAAVVAALQKRAEDRQAATQSRISMMIGLIAAGVAIAFVVVIAIRFAMRGLIINPLEDAIAHFERIAGGDLTQPVNVSSTNEIGRLFGGIKRMQDAVTTMVQAVHRGTESIDVGAREISTGNTDLSQRTEEQAASLQETASSMEQLTGTVRQNAENARQASQLAVNASDIATHGGEVVGQVVSTMQDIAASSGKVVDIIGTIEGIAFQTNILALNAAVEAARAGEQGRGFAVVAGEVRSLAQRSASAAKEIKQLIGDSAERVESGSALVARAGSTMDEIVQAVRRVTDIMGEISAASDEQSTGIEQVNRAVGQMDSVTQQNAALVEEAAAAAASLEEQTRQMKAIVSSWRVTGGIAMAPVRGAARPAAQTQAPASPSESRHEAAPVAHAPQAAQPAAQPARRAAPAPHAAAPATRNAAKPATDSAARASKDAPAAGGYGPRLAKGAAASPKPADKPALVRPALNGEKPALAAAGASDDDWETF, encoded by the coding sequence ATGTTGCATAACTGGTCGATCCGCACGACGCTCACGGCGGTCGGACTCATCCTCGTGGGCCTGGCCGCCGCGGTCGGCGGCCTCGGCCTTTACGCGCTCGATCACGCGAGCCGCTCGCTCGACGAGATCGCGCACGTCGATCTGCCGGCGATCCATACGCTCGACGACACGTCGTCGTACCTGCTGCGCGCACGCGTGTCGCTCGACCGCTTCCGCTCGCTGACCGAGGCCGGTAACACGGCCGACGCGAGCAAGGTGCTCGAGCGCGCGCAGGAGCTGTATACGAAGTCGAACCAGAACTGGCAGGCGTTCCAGGCGACGCCGAAGTTCGGCATCGAGCAGGCGCTCGTCGACGATCTCGCCGCGCGCTACGCGACGATCGTGAAGGAAGGCGTCGAGCCGGAATTCGCGGCCGCGCGCGCGGGCGACATGGCCGCCTATCACGCGGTCGCCGACACCAAGATCAGCCCGATGTTCGTCGCGTACGACCAGGCGGCCGCGGCCGTGGTCGCGGCGCTGCAGAAGCGCGCGGAAGACCGCCAGGCCGCGACGCAGTCGCGGATCTCGATGATGATCGGCCTGATCGCGGCCGGCGTCGCGATCGCGTTCGTCGTCGTGATCGCGATCCGCTTCGCGATGCGCGGGCTGATCATCAATCCGCTGGAAGACGCGATCGCGCACTTCGAGCGCATCGCCGGCGGCGACCTCACGCAGCCGGTGAACGTGTCCAGCACCAACGAGATCGGCCGGCTGTTCGGCGGCATCAAGCGGATGCAGGACGCGGTGACGACGATGGTGCAGGCCGTGCATCGCGGCACCGAGTCGATCGACGTCGGCGCGCGCGAAATCTCGACCGGCAACACCGACCTGTCGCAGCGCACCGAGGAGCAGGCCGCGTCGCTGCAGGAAACCGCGTCGAGCATGGAGCAGCTCACGGGCACCGTGCGCCAGAACGCGGAGAACGCGCGGCAGGCGAGCCAACTCGCGGTGAACGCGTCCGACATCGCGACGCACGGCGGCGAAGTCGTCGGCCAGGTCGTGTCGACGATGCAGGACATCGCGGCGAGCTCGGGCAAGGTCGTCGACATCATCGGCACGATCGAAGGCATCGCGTTCCAGACCAACATCCTCGCGCTGAACGCGGCGGTCGAGGCCGCGCGCGCCGGCGAGCAGGGCCGCGGCTTCGCGGTGGTCGCGGGCGAAGTGCGCTCGCTGGCGCAGCGCAGCGCGAGCGCCGCGAAGGAAATCAAGCAGCTGATCGGCGATTCGGCCGAGAGGGTCGAAAGCGGGTCGGCGCTCGTCGCGCGGGCCGGTTCGACGATGGACGAGATCGTGCAGGCCGTGCGCCGAGTGACCGACATCATGGGCGAGATCAGCGCCGCGTCGGACGAGCAGTCGACCGGCATCGAGCAGGTCAATCGCGCGGTCGGCCAGATGGACTCGGTCACGCAGCAGAACGCGGCGCTCGTCGAAGAGGCCGCGGCCGCGGCCGCGTCGCTCGAGGAGCAGACGCGCCAGATGAAGGCGATCGTGTCGAGCTGGCGCGTCACGGGCGGCATCGCGATGGCGCCGGTGCGCGGCGCGGCGCGCCCGGCCGCACAAACCCAGGCCCCGGCGTCGCCGTCGGAGAGCCGTCACGAAGCCGCGCCGGTGGCGCACGCACCGCAGGCAGCGCAACCGGCCGCCCAGCCGGCCCGCCGCGCGGCGCCCGCGCCGCATGCCGCGGCACCGGCGACGCGCAATGCAGCGAAGCCCGCGACGGATTCCGCCGCACGCGCGTCGAAGGACGCGCCGGCCGCCGGCGGCTACGGCCCGCGTCTCGCGAAGGGCGCCGCAGCTTCGCCCAAGCCGGCCGACAAGCCCGCGCTGGTGCGTCCGGCGCTGAACGGCGAGAAGCCGGCGCTGGCCGCGGCCGGTGCGTCCGACGACGACTGGGAGACCTTCTAA
- a CDS encoding CheR family methyltransferase, giving the protein MPSARAPFRPDAPDTSPRAGEPGRDFAFTGADFARIRALIHQRAGISLSEHKRDMAYSRLARRLRARGLDTFRDYLDLLEQEDDPLEWEAFTNALTTNLTAFFRESHHFPILADFVKGRAAPVSVWCSAASTGEEPYSIAITLIEALGESAARGASILATDLDTQVLAKAEAGIYTYDQVKHLSPERLKRFFLKGTGAQAGRVKVRPELRAMIRFEQLNLTDADYGIAKPFDAIFCRNVMIYFDKPTQGQVLSRFEPLVKPGGLLFAGHSENFTYVSQAFRLRGQTVYELTRDAAQGSRPRGATPAAAAPPRAPARAALAYGERE; this is encoded by the coding sequence ATGCCGTCCGCGCGCGCACCGTTTCGACCCGATGCACCGGATACCTCGCCCCGCGCGGGCGAGCCGGGGCGCGACTTCGCGTTTACCGGCGCGGATTTCGCACGCATCCGCGCGCTGATCCATCAACGCGCAGGCATCTCGCTGTCCGAGCACAAGCGCGACATGGCGTACAGCCGGCTGGCACGCCGGCTGCGCGCACGCGGCCTCGACACGTTCCGCGACTACCTCGACCTGCTCGAGCAGGAGGACGATCCGCTCGAGTGGGAGGCGTTCACCAACGCGCTGACGACGAACCTGACCGCGTTCTTCCGCGAGTCGCACCATTTCCCGATCCTGGCCGACTTCGTGAAGGGGCGTGCGGCGCCCGTGTCGGTGTGGTGTTCGGCGGCGTCGACCGGCGAGGAACCTTACTCGATCGCGATCACGCTGATCGAGGCGCTCGGCGAATCGGCCGCGCGCGGTGCGTCGATTCTCGCGACCGACCTCGACACGCAGGTGCTCGCGAAAGCCGAGGCCGGCATCTATACGTACGACCAGGTCAAGCACCTGAGCCCGGAGCGGCTCAAGCGCTTCTTCCTGAAGGGCACCGGCGCGCAGGCCGGCCGCGTGAAGGTGCGCCCGGAACTGCGCGCGATGATCCGTTTCGAGCAGCTGAACCTGACCGATGCCGACTACGGGATCGCGAAGCCGTTCGACGCGATCTTCTGCCGCAACGTGATGATCTATTTCGACAAGCCGACGCAAGGGCAGGTGCTGTCGCGCTTCGAGCCGCTCGTGAAGCCGGGCGGGCTGCTGTTCGCCGGGCATTCGGAGAATTTCACGTACGTGTCGCAGGCGTTCCGGCTGCGCGGGCAGACGGTGTACGAACTGACGCGCGATGCCGCGCAAGGCTCGCGCCCGCGCGGCGCGACGCCGGCCGCCGCAGCGCCGCCGCGCGCGCCCGCGCGTGCCGCGCTCGCTTACGGAGAACGCGAATGA
- the cheD gene encoding chemoreceptor glutamine deamidase CheD yields MSGLPIATNRYFDNHFERPGVKLLPNEFYTTSEDMVLMTVLGSCVAACLHDPLAGIGGMNHFMLPDDGADAGAAASDSMRYGAYAMEVLINELIKAGGRRERFEAKVFGGAAVLAGMTTINIGDRNADFVRRYLALERIRITAEDLQGVHPRKVAFMPRTGRAMVKKLRLQVPGVTEREAALAREADRVRAGRQRAHVELFAAKRPAAPPPARPRIELFGARGAGGAQTTNAKTGSPYAGSPSAANLSRKQEA; encoded by the coding sequence ATGAGCGGCCTGCCGATCGCGACCAATCGCTACTTCGACAACCACTTCGAACGCCCGGGCGTGAAGCTGCTGCCGAACGAGTTCTACACGACGTCCGAGGACATGGTGCTGATGACCGTGCTCGGCTCGTGCGTCGCCGCGTGCCTGCACGACCCGCTCGCGGGCATCGGCGGGATGAATCACTTCATGCTGCCCGACGACGGCGCCGATGCCGGCGCGGCCGCATCGGATTCGATGCGTTACGGCGCGTATGCGATGGAAGTGCTGATCAACGAGCTGATCAAGGCGGGCGGGCGCCGCGAGCGCTTCGAGGCGAAGGTGTTCGGCGGCGCGGCCGTGCTGGCCGGGATGACGACGATCAACATCGGCGATCGCAACGCGGATTTCGTGCGCCGCTATCTCGCGCTCGAACGCATCCGCATCACCGCGGAGGATCTGCAGGGCGTGCACCCGCGCAAGGTCGCGTTCATGCCGCGCACCGGGCGCGCGATGGTGAAGAAGCTGCGGCTGCAGGTGCCGGGCGTGACCGAGCGCGAAGCCGCGCTGGCGCGCGAGGCCGACCGCGTGCGCGCCGGCCGGCAGCGCGCGCACGTCGAGCTGTTCGCGGCGAAGCGGCCGGCCGCGCCGCCGCCGGCGCGCCCGCGCATCGAGCTGTTCGGCGCACGCGGCGCCGGCGGCGCGCAGACGACGAATGCCAAGACCGGCAGTCCGTACGCCGGCAGCCCGAGCGCGGCCAACCTTTCGAGAAAGCAGGAGGCATGA
- a CDS encoding protein-glutamate methylesterase/protein-glutamine glutaminase, with the protein MTAVQKIKVLCVDDSALIRSLMTEIINSQPDMTVCATAPDPLVARDLIKQHNPDVLTLDVEMPRMDGLDFLEKLMRLRPMPVVMVSSLTERGSEITLRALELGAVDFVTKPRVGIRDGMLDYAEKLADKIRAASRARVRQTPQPQAAAPTASGQPAAPMINNPLVSTEKLIIIGASTGGTEAIREVLTPLPPDAPAVLIAQHMPPGFTKSFAQRLNGLCRIAVKEAEHGERVLPGHAYIAPGHAHLLLARSGANYIAQLSDEPPVNRHRPSVDVLFRSAAQHAGKNAIGVILTGMGRDGAAGLLDMKRAGAHTFAQDEASCIVFGMPREAIALGGADEVVSLAEMSRRVMARLATMGDRVQRV; encoded by the coding sequence ATGACCGCAGTGCAGAAGATCAAAGTGTTGTGCGTCGACGATTCGGCGCTGATCCGCAGCCTGATGACGGAGATCATCAACAGCCAGCCCGACATGACGGTGTGCGCGACCGCGCCCGATCCGCTCGTCGCGCGCGATCTCATCAAGCAGCACAACCCGGACGTCCTGACGCTGGACGTCGAAATGCCGCGCATGGACGGGCTCGACTTCCTCGAGAAGCTGATGCGTCTGCGGCCGATGCCGGTCGTGATGGTGTCGTCGCTGACCGAGCGCGGCTCCGAGATCACGCTGCGCGCGCTCGAACTCGGCGCGGTGGATTTCGTCACGAAGCCGCGCGTCGGGATTCGCGACGGCATGCTCGACTACGCGGAAAAGCTCGCGGACAAGATCCGCGCGGCGTCGCGCGCCCGCGTGCGCCAGACGCCGCAGCCGCAGGCCGCCGCGCCCACGGCGAGCGGCCAGCCGGCCGCGCCGATGATCAACAACCCGCTCGTCAGTACCGAGAAGCTGATCATCATCGGTGCGTCGACGGGCGGCACCGAGGCGATCCGCGAGGTGCTGACGCCGCTGCCGCCGGATGCGCCGGCGGTGCTGATCGCGCAGCACATGCCGCCCGGCTTCACCAAGTCGTTCGCGCAGCGGCTGAACGGCCTGTGCCGGATCGCGGTGAAGGAAGCCGAGCACGGCGAACGCGTGCTGCCGGGCCATGCGTACATCGCGCCGGGCCACGCGCACCTGCTGCTCGCGCGCAGCGGCGCGAACTACATCGCGCAGTTGTCCGACGAGCCGCCGGTGAACCGTCACCGGCCGTCGGTCGACGTGCTGTTCCGCTCGGCGGCGCAGCACGCGGGCAAGAACGCGATCGGCGTGATCCTCACGGGGATGGGCCGCGACGGCGCGGCCGGCCTGCTGGACATGAAGCGCGCGGGCGCGCACACGTTCGCGCAGGACGAGGCGAGCTGCATCGTGTTCGGGATGCCGCGCGAGGCGATCGCGCTCGGCGGGGCGGACGAGGTCGTCTCGCTGGCCGAGATGAGCCGGCGCGTGATGGCGCGCCTGGCGACGATGGGCGATAGGGTGCAGCGCGTCTGA